AGCGGAAACGCCAGGTTCTCCCCGACGGTCATGGTGTCGTAGATCACCGGAAACTGGAACACCTGGGCGATGTTGCGCTTCTGCGTCGACAGCGGCGTGATGTCCTTGCCGTCGAACAGGATTTTCCCGCGCGAGGGCGTGATGATGCCGGAGATGACGTTGAGCAGCGTGGTCTTGCCGCAGCCGCTCGGGCCGAGCAGCGCATAGGCGCCGCCCTGCCGCCAGGTCATGGTGACCGGCTTCAGCGCAAAGCTTTCCTGCGGCGCATCATTGCCGCCGTAGGAATGGGCGAGATCGACGAGGTCAATGCGAGCCATGGCGCATCTCCCTCACGAGCTCGGCGCCGCGACCAGACGGTCGGCGGCATCGAACACAAAGACATCATTCGGATCAAGCACCGCATCGATGGTCTGGCCGGGCTCGAACTCATGCACGCCGTGCAGCACCGCCACCCAGTTCGATCCGTCGCGGGTCAGATGCACGAAACTCTCCGAACCGGTGATCTCGGTCACCGTGACAGTGGCATGGAAGGCATGGCGGTCGGCCTCGCCATTGGCAAGCCCGAGCTGATGCGCGCGGAAGCCGACGCGATAGGCGCCGTCGGCCAGCGAGGAATAGAGGCCCGAGGCCGGCGAGGCCGTGCCGCCGGCATATTGCACGGAGCCGTTCCTCTTCTCGATGGCGACGAGATTGAGCGGCGGATCGGAGAAGACCTGCGCGACGCGCAAGGTCTGCGGCCGGCGGTAGACATTGGCGGTCTCGCCCATCTGCAGCGCCTGGCCTTCCCACATGCACACCGTGTTGCCGCCGAGCAGCAGCGCCTCGGTCGGCTCGGTGGTGGCATAGACGAAGATCGCGCCCGAGGCCTCGAAGATGCGCGGCAGCTCGGCGCGCAGCTCCTCGCGCAGCTTGTAGTCGAGATTGGCGAGCGGCTCGTCGAGCAGCACGAGATCGGCGCCCTTGACCAGAGCCCGCGCGATCGCGGTGCGCTGCTGCTGGCCGCCGGAGAGCTGGAGCGGCGTGCGCTTGAGGAACGGCTCGAGCCGCAGCAGCTTTGCCGCCTCCGCCACGCGCTTCTCGATCTCATCGCGCGGCTTGCCCTGCACGCGCAAGGGCGAGGCGATGTTCTCGTAGACCGTCAGCGAGGGGTAGTTGATGAACTGCTGATAGACCATCGCGACGGAACGTTGGCGCACGTCGGCGCCGGTGACGTCCTTGCCGCCAACCAGCACCTTGCCCGTCGTCGGCTTGTCGAGGCCGGCGAGCAGCCGCATGATCGAGGTTTTGCCCGACAGTGTCGGCCCGAGCAGCACGTTGAGCGTGCCGCTCTCGAGCGTCAGCGAGACGTCGCGGATGTGCGCGATGCCGTCGACGGTCCTGGTCACGTGATCGAGTGTCACGCTCATGAGCGTCCTCCTGCTTCCAGCAGTGGACTTTGCTGCACAGCGTGGGTCCTGATCCAGTCGTCAAGCGCGGCGATCTCGTCGGCACTTAGTCGCAGGCCGAGCTTGGAACGGCGCCAGACGATGTCCTCGGC
This is a stretch of genomic DNA from Bradyrhizobium sp. CB2312. It encodes these proteins:
- a CDS encoding ABC transporter ATP-binding protein: MSVTLDHVTRTVDGIAHIRDVSLTLESGTLNVLLGPTLSGKTSIMRLLAGLDKPTTGKVLVGGKDVTGADVRQRSVAMVYQQFINYPSLTVYENIASPLRVQGKPRDEIEKRVAEAAKLLRLEPFLKRTPLQLSGGQQQRTAIARALVKGADLVLLDEPLANLDYKLREELRAELPRIFEASGAIFVYATTEPTEALLLGGNTVCMWEGQALQMGETANVYRRPQTLRVAQVFSDPPLNLVAIEKRNGSVQYAGGTASPASGLYSSLADGAYRVGFRAHQLGLANGEADRHAFHATVTVTEITGSESFVHLTRDGSNWVAVLHGVHEFEPGQTIDAVLDPNDVFVFDAADRLVAAPSS